CTCCTTCAATGGGGAGAGCATCCACCCCTGGTTCTGGCTGGAGACACGGGGAATTCAGCTGTGCCTGAGGGACAGCACCCCCCAGACTCTGTCCACAGCTCTGGGGGActcctgcccttctccagcCACTCCTGCATCACCTCTCCTTgatcctgcaggagcagcacaggaatgaggggcagcggggccagggACTGCCCCGTGTTCCTCCCTGCTACTGGAGGAGGGCTGGGATGCTGCAAGCAGGGGCCAGGCCCCTtgcagctcctgggctctgccctgcacagGGCTCCTGTGCTGGGGCACAAGCCCTGCTGGCACCCGCGGGTCTCAACCTGCCTctgagccccagcaggcagcacaggggctgcagcagctctccacgctcctctcccctctgcttgCACTGCTTGCAGACCCCAGTGCAAGGGATATGGTCACCATGTGCTGCCGGCCATTGCAGGCCACCTTTGCCTCCTAGTTTGGGGTTGAtctttgctctgtgcctggtgctgagcatgAGCAGCTTGTGGGGGCTCTTTGTTCCCTCCTCTGGAGCACAtcaaggcacagcagcagcagaactgtggCAAATAAAGTTTTTCACAGGAAGATGGAGTCTGGCAGTGGCATTTCCTGGGTGCTTTCTGTCCTGAGGCTTTTCTGCCCAGGAAGGCATCTTGCAGCAGACCGTCTCCTTGGTGTTGGTCCTGGGAGTCAGAGCCAGGAGGAACCTAAGCTCCAAGCTGCCCCCGGTTCCCCAGCTGGTGCCTGGGACCCACTTGTCCCACCTGGGTGTGTTACTTTTACTTGGGAGGGCAGCTAAGctccacctcagctgctctctcactcccccttctcaaagggaaagggggagaaaatacaatgcaaagagCTCAAcggttgagataaggatggggagatcggTTAAAaattatcgtgacaggcaaCACAGACTCAGAGTAGAGATATGATAAAATTTATGGCCTATTACCAACAGCCTagggaagtgagaaaaaaaaaggaaaggcaccttccccccatctaCCTTCTTTCACCTTCTCCCCCCTGAggggcacaggggaatgggggctgtggtcagtccctgacgcttcatctccgccgctccttcttggtcactctctgcccctgctccacgtggggtccctccgATGGGGcgccatccttcccaaactgatcctgtgtggactgcccacaggcagcaactcttcaagaactgctccaatatgggtccgtaccatggcgtccatccatcaggagcacactgctccaacctgggtccctcacagacagcagctccccccagaccctctGCTCCTacctgggctcctctccatggactgcagctccagcctggaatctgctccagcaggggttctccacaggccgcagcctccgtcagggcaggtccacctgctccaccgtggtctactccatgggctgcagcgtggaaccctgctccaccatgggcctcaccacaggctgcaggggacttctgctccagtgcctggaccacctcctgcccaccttcttcactgatcttggtgtctgcagggctgtttctcactcctctctctctcttgcagctgctgttaagcagaaggttgttttttttgtttgtttgtttgttttcttttttttttgtcttttttaaatatgctctcacagaggcacaaacaacattgttTATTGACTTGGCTCTGGCCTGTGgcggggcccttatctaacacgGGGCAGCTTCAGGATTCTTCtcgcagaagccacccctatggcccccgCTACCAAAACATTGCCACATAAACACACTACACCTAGTGAttgccctgccctgggggcaCCCGAAGAGCTTCCAACCTCCCAACACACAGGCTCTACAGAGGCTGTGCCCACAGGGGGGCATCACCAGCTCTTGGAATCCCTCGAAGAAGGCCTGAGCCTCCCCTGtggcagctccatgccattccctcgaGCCCTGTTGCTggccccagagagcagagaccGGTGgctgcccctccgctcccctcatcAGAAAGCTGCGGGCCGCTGCGAGGCCTCCCCTGcgtctcctctgctctgggctcaACAAGCCAAGTGCCTTCAGCCGTTCCTCACACGCCttgccctgcagagccttcGCTGTCCTCGTAGCCCTCCCTTGGAGGCTCTCGCACAGTTTCATGCCCTTTGTATGCTGTGCTGCCcacagctgaatgcagtgcttgAGGCGAGGCCGCAACAgactgagcagagcaggacgATCCCTTCCCTCGGCCGGCCAGCAGTGCCGTGCCTGAGGCACCCCAGGGCACGCTTGGCCCTTTGGGCTGCCAGGGCCCGCTGCTGGCTCACACCCAACTTGCCATTGGCCACAACCCCCAGCTCCCGTTCTGGGGGCCGCTCTCCAGCCTCTCGCCCCCCACGCTGTACGtacagctggggctgcccctgcccagggacagggcccagcacttgctcttgttaagcttcccacaggctgcccagctctcccctttggccagatccctctgcaaggcctttccaccttCAACGGAGTCAGCAGCTCCTCCCCGTTTACTGTCAGCCAGAAACACTCAGGTTTCCTTctagtcctgcatccaggtcatCTATGACCTGAAGAGACCTGAGACCTGGCCCCAAAAtggagccctgcagagccccactCGTGACTGGCCGCCAGCCTGATGTCACCCTATTTACCAGAACCCTCGGAGCctgacccatcagccaattgttcacccatcgtATTGTGCATTTGTCTGGCTCTGTGATGGACATTTAGTCCAGATGGCTATGGTCAGAAACCACGCTGAAATCTTTAGTGTAATCCAAAAAGATCACCTCATCTGGCTCcccttggtcaactaggtgggtgaccttgtcataaaGAGGAAATTAAGTTTATTGAACAGGACTTTCCCCTCGTGAATCCATGTGTGCTGTGACCAGTGACCACACTGTTCCTCAGCTATTTTTCACTCACTTCCAGAGCAATCTCCATAACTTTACCAGGCACTGCCATGAGACTAACAGGCCTGTAATTCCCAGGGTCTTCTTTGCTGCCCTTCTTGGAAGCTGGGGCAACGTCTGACAGCTTAAATTCCAAGACCAAAGACCCTTAAGATAGAATTTGGAGAGTTCTCAAGATGACATTATGCACCTCCGCATTGTCCAAGTCCTCACTGTTTGATTCTGTCTTGGATGGATGGAGATGAACGAGCTCAGACACTGGCTTGCCCTGGAGGTCTGGAGAGGCCCCTGCTGGGGACAAGCCCCTTGTGCCCACTGAAGGCCCTGGGCTGGGCACCCAGCTGCGATGGGATGgtggtgccagccctgcagagctccccAGACACTTGTCCCCTACTACCCCAGGGCAGAGCACTTCCAAGAGGGTTATTGCAGGCAGGAACTGGGCAAAGGTTGGGGAAGCTGGGCGTAGTATTCTATGTTCcgcagctctgctgggtgcGGTGAGGGACGTCTATCTTGGTGGGCCTCCCTTGGAGAAGAACCCCTGGGGACCGCCTGCTGTGTCCCCCAGCCCGTGATAAGCACAGGCTCTGCGCCCTGCCCAAGGCGTTGCTAGCTGTGGCTCCTTGTGTCTGGGCCCAAGAGGACTCCTTCCCCATCTGCCtgtggtgcctgcagccccttggTCCCCTCTCTCTTCTGTTCCAGCTTCTgaccccagctcctgctcccactGCAGCACAGATGGGGCTCCCCTGGGGCTGCGGCCGCCCCAGCCTCACCGGCCATGCCAGGGGCCTCCTGACTTCCCTCGTCACTCTGCTCCTCCTCCGGCTGGGCTCAGGTAGgatcctgcagggctgctgggggctctccACCTGGGCCTGGCAGAAGTGCTGCCATAGGGCAGGGGAGAGGCTGTGGGACAGGGGGGACCGGAGCCCACAGCTCAGTCCCAGCTGGGTTTCGCTTTCCCTTTGGTTCTTTCATGCAATACGGGCGCTGCCTTGTCTGACCTTTCTGGCTCGTCTTCACCTGCCCAAATGCTGCAGAGATGACTCCCACTCCCAGCacacctccttctcctgcacgtcctccctctccctctcccgTTTCCCCAGTGGTTTCCCATGGGACATGGGGGATGCAGCGCACACCAACTCACACACAGCTCGCCCTTTGTCACTCACTGCCCCTAAATTTACAATGACAAAATCTCACCACCTCTCTGTGCCCTTCTCCAttgcccagcccagctcagagTGGAGGGACCAGGCCACCCTGTCACTGCCACCGTGGGGCAGGATgtcgtgctgccctgccacttGTCCCCTCAACGGGATGCTCGCACCTTGGAGGTCAGGTGGATCCGGGACCATATCTCTGAGACAGTGCACCGCTACCGCAATGGAGAGGACCTGTACGGGGAGCAGATGGGGGCATATGTCGGGAGGACAGAGTTGGCCAGAGATGGTCTCTCTGCTGGAAGCCTGGACTTGCGAATCACCAGGGTGAGACCCTCAGATGATGGGCAGTACTTCTGCACTGTGAAAAATGCTGATGCTTATGATGAAGCAACGGTGGAGCTGGAGGTGTCAGGTTAGTGGCTGGGGTAATACACCAGGAATTCCAAGGGAgaatttatgtttcttttttcctgtctcagCTATTGAACACCATGGAATATGGACATGGAACTGGAGGTACTATTTGGGAAGAGAGGTCCATAGATAGGATATAGTTGTTAGCTTTCAGTGGTGTCTGTGCAGGCCATCCCTATGATGCTTTAAGGGCACTGGGTacaggctgctgagcagctccttCAGCTGTGCCTACCATGGGACCAAACACCACATCTGAAGCAGGGAAGAGACCTCTGAGCAGCTGGACctttttgggttttgctttttgtgctgggggagACCTGAGACATTGTCCGGAAGTCTCAGGGCTTCTTGAACTAGCACGGCTTGGTGCAGAGATGCTGCCTGAAGGTGCTGAAGCTTGGCACCCAGGTTTTATGGGTGATTTGGGGCTACTGGCATTGTGCAGCCCTGCTGTCTGGTTCTGGCACAGGTCAGGGTGGTTTGGGGGTGAGGGTGGGTACGTGGATTGCCCAGTCCCAGAGCCCGTAAGGCTGTGGCTGGTCTGGGCTGTGTCTGGCATGGGAGCAGATGGGGTCTTTGCCTTGAAATGAATCCCTCCCCAAGTCAAGCTCCAGCCATGGGCTCTTCCCCCAGCCACAGGCACTGAGCCCCACCTCTCCCTGGAGGGCTACGAGGCCGGAGGCGTCCGGGTGCTGTGTCGATCGACCGGCTGGTACCCGCTGCCGCAGCTGCTGTGGAGGGATGCTCGCGGGCAGCACCTGCCCTCGGTCTCCCAGACACATTCCCAGGACCAGGAGGGGCTCTTTGAAATCGAAGGCTCCATCATCGTGACAGGGAGCATGGAGGGGCCCTTGTCCTGTGTGGTCAGGAGCAGCCGCCTCCAGCAGGAGCGGGAATCGTCCCTGCACATCGCAGGTAcaaacagcacagccagggtGAGGTGTTCCTGGCCCCTGCACTTGTCCTGAGCCGGGAGAAATCTGGGTCCTGCTTTTCCACCCGTGGGTATGTAAATGCAGCTCTTTTCATTGTGTCTTTTCTCAGCTCCCTTCTTCCTCAATGCCCAGCCCTTGATAGTTGTTCTGGTTCTGGTCCTCGTGCTTTTTGCTGTGTCCATTGGCCTCGGTGTTTATCTCTTTCTTAAGAAAGGTaagctggcagcacagggaTGGAGCGGAGGGAGGTGTTCTGCAGGGAACTGCGTGGGTCTGGAGCGGGACAGAGCCCTGGCCCAGGGAGGTGCataggaggaggaagggaatgtTCTCCTGGGAATCCCAAAGGCCTTAGGATCCTCTTGGGCCTCTGCCTTGGGCAACGAaggcaggggagaaggcaaGGGGCCTTGGGTGGGAGGCCAGGGAGCATGGCTGCAGCATGGGGCTGGTGGGAAGGCCCAGACCCCCTGCAGATGTTCCCACCGAGCAACCAAGCTGCTCTGCTGACCTCCTGTTCCTCCGCCTTTGCTTTTCAGCGGCACAGAGCCGAGAGCTGGGTGAGTCCTTGCagtccctgcccacagcccctggggaagTGGTGTCCCTGTGGGAGGGAATGGGCTGGGTGGGCTGTGGGGGCTTGTGTGCTGGTGGCTcggggtgctggaggagcagctggagcctgACAGGGGAGTGGggagtgctggggctggggctgccctgggcacgGGACACGGCCGGGATGGCTGAAAGGAACGGGGATCAAGGTGGGGACGGGGAGcgagctgcggggctgccccgctctGCACTGACACTTCTGGGACAGGGACGTCCTCCATCCGTCCCCATTCACTTCCACTTGTGTTTTGGTGGCACGGTGCAGAGAGCTGCACAAGTGTCTCTCCTTACTGCTCCACGTGCACGAGACTTGCTCAAATGTGGTTCTTGCTCCCTGTTAGTCTGGTCCTTCTGAATCCCTGAGCTAGGTGGTCAGTTCCCATTCTATCCATCCCCACTCACTTCCATTAGTATTTTGTTGCACAGTGTTGAAAGCGGCAAAGTTGTCACTAACACGCTTTTTGCACAAAATTATGCTTTGCTGACTATTagtcttttctgtgtttgagaGCAAGGCAGTGTTTTCTCACTCCAGAGAGAACAGGAATTTGGGTTTTTGCAAGGGATGACAAGTTGCTCCCTCTGACcattaattcctttttcttttgttttccagagaaacaAGCTGTAGACCTGTGTAAGTCTCACtctcaaaacaggaaaaaaaatataaaaaatgtcatAGTGAGAGCTATGGGATCAGAAACTATGCCCTCTgatcatattttccttttctctttcttttgcagcGAACGAACGTGCAATGCTTGGTGAGTCTCCCTCCCTAACAAAGGGAAATTGGGGTCTTCCCATGAAAGCAGCCatgggctgagcagctcttcccTCTCATCaggcatttattttgctttccttttcagagaaacaagctgcagagctgggtgagtGTCCCCGTGCTTGCGCCCCAGGGAACACCAAGGCGATGTGCAGGGGAGGGTGggcagctgggacagagcagcccagggctggacCCTCACCCTGACCACACCCACTGGGCACCAGCTGTGGGCTGTGACCAGCTCTCCCCTCTCATTCCAGCATGGAGAAAGTTTCTGCTGCCTCAAAATACAGGTAGGTGAGCACTGGGCTGCCGTCTGCGGTGCTTCTCCTGCCCTTGCTGGGGCATGTTCAGGAGCCGAGAGGTGCCCCATCTCCTGCcccatggggcagctcctggccccgAGCTGGGGaaaggctgcccagggctgagctctgcccctGATGGCCTGGCTCCTTCTGTCCCTGCAGTGAAAGTGACCCTGGATCCGGACACGGCTCATCCTGACCTCATCCTGTCGGAGGACAACAGGAGAGTAAGATTTCAAAGTGAACAGCAGCTGTTACCTTACAGCCTAGACAGATTTGACAGTTGGTGCTGTGTGCTGGGCCATGAGGAGTTCGAAGAGGGGAGGCACTGCTGGTTGGTGGAGGTGGAGGGCAAGCTGGAAAAGTATTCTTGGTGGGGTGTGGGGGTGGCCAGGGCTTCTGTGACCAAGAATGGGTTTTACAAAATTACTCCTGAAGAGGGGATCTGGGCTGTGCGGTACCAACAAGGGCAACTCAAATCTCTGACATTACCTCGCACTCCCTTGTCCCTGACCCCTGTACCCACGAGGATCTGGGTCTGTCTGGACTGTACCCAGCAGCAGGTGTCTTTATCAACGCTGACAACGGGGTCGAGATCTTTAAGTTCACAGCAGCCAACTTCAATAAAAAGCCCATCCGCCCCTGGTTTCTGTTGTGGACACAGGGAATTCAGCTGTGCCTGAGGGACAGCACCCCCCAGACCCTGTCCACAGCTCTGGGGGActcctgcccttctccagcCACTCCTGCATCACCTCTCCTTgatcctgcaggagcagcacaggaatGAGGGGCAGTGGGGCCAGGGGGTGCCCCTTGTTCCTCCCTGCTTCTGGAGGAGGGCTGGGATGCTGCAAGCAGGGGCCAGGCCCCTtgcagctcctgggctctgccctgcacagGGCTCCTGTGCTGGGGCACAAGCCCTGCTGGCACCCGCAGGTCTCAGCTTGCCTctgagccccagcaggcagcacaggggctgcagcagctctccacgCTCCTCTCCCTTCTGCTTGCACTGCTTGCAGACCCCAGTGCAAGGGATATGGTCACCGTGTGCTGCCGGCC
This window of the Cygnus olor isolate bCygOlo1 chromosome 33, bCygOlo1.pri.v2, whole genome shotgun sequence genome carries:
- the LOC121062636 gene encoding butyrophilin subfamily 1 member A1-like; protein product: MGLPWGCGRPSLTGHARGLLTSLVTLLLLRLGSAQLRVEGPGHPVTATVGQDVVLPCHLSPQRDARTLEVRWIRDHISETVHRYRNGEDLYGEQMGAYVGRTELARDGLSAGSLDLRITRVRPSDDGQYFCTVKNADAYDEATVELEVSATGTEPHLSLEGYEAGGVRVLCRSTGWYPLPQLLWRDARGQHLPSVSQTHSQDQEGLFEIEGSIIVTGSMEGPLSCVVRSSRLQQERESSLHIAAPFFLNAQPLIVVLVLVLVLFAVSIGLGVYLFLKKAAQSRELEKQAAELAWRKFLLPQNTVKVTLDPDTAHPDLILSEDNRRVRFQSEQQLLPYSLDRFDSWCCVLGHEEFEEGRHCWLVEVEGKLEKYSWWGVGVARASVTKNGFYKITPEEGIWAVRYQQGQLKSLTLPRTPLSLTPVPTRIWVCLDCTQQQVSLSTLTTGSRSLSSQQPTSIKSPSAPGFCCGHREFSCA